Part of the Ziziphus jujuba cultivar Dongzao chromosome 8, ASM3175591v1 genome is shown below.
TATGAATAATTCATTTTACTCAACATGAATCTTTTAGCATGTTTGGTGCATTTTTTTGTGTGGAATTTGGAATGTGTTTATATTGTgttattgtttgttttgttttgttttttttttatgttttcctttttctgaACTAAGTAGACCTGTGATTAATACACGAAAATTTTAATTGCTTCCTATGTTGTAGTTTGGCTACTTTAGACCTGTTACTGAAAATGCTGTGAAGATGTTCACCCTGCCTTGTTCACTATTCAAATTAAATGTAGAGCATGGTAGAATGGTTTGATTCCATCGGTTGTTTGTTCAACTAAAGTACCATTCAATTTCTTTTGTGTCTTATTTTTCTGAGTTCTTGTTATCCATCCAATGTGCTATAATTGAAATTTGTTCCAAGCctgagtaatatatatatatatatatatatatatatgtgtgtgtgtgtgtgtgtggtgtTTCAATTCTGATATGTCTGCATGTAGTTTAGTACCTTGACATGGTTTATGGTGCAGGAGCCAATTACTAGCTCAATTTACGAGTTAGATACATGTGCATTGCAAGATCTTCTGCCTGAAATGCCATTATGGGTGAAAAACCCGGATTATGATAGGGTTAGTATAATCTTTTTAGATGAATTTTTTAACTCGTTATTCTCTTGTTACTCTCAACTTCTATAATCATTTTCAATATGTTGTATTTTTTTCACAGGTAGACTGGTTGAACAAAGTTCTTTCAGATGTGTGGCCTTACCTTGATAAGGTGGTATTATAAGTCATCAACTGTAAGTCTCATTATTAAAAGTTTAGATGTCGAGTTTAACGATTTTGTTTACAGCCAGTTGCCAGTATCATAAAAGGCATAGCAGAACCAATGTTTGCTGAGTACATAGGGAAGTATCAAATTGAATCGATTGAGTTTAAGAGTATAAGTCTCGGAACTCTTCGTCCTGTAATATGTGGTAATTCTAGTTACACCTTTTGATCTTGTTTACATAGTTAGCTTCTagataaataaagttttatctTCCCAATTTACCACTTCTAGTTTCTTCCTCGCAGAATCCTGTACCCATTTGGGTTTAAAGGATTTATTTAGAAATCTAAAGTCATTGTTACCAGGtgaattttcttatatttcttGTTTTAAAACATAACTTTgccaatatttttgttttctgtacAATTTTGCAGGTCTTAAAGTCTATGACACAAATGAGAAAGAAATAGTCATGGAAACAGCAATTAGATGGGCCGGCAATCCTGACATAGTTTTGGTGATAAAGTTATTGTCTTTACACATTACAGTTCAGGTCAGAAGAACCTCAAATACTAATCCTTAACTAAAGAATTTATAGTTCTTTTATAGAATTCAAAACAGAGTTGATGCATTTGATCCTAAAAATTGATTGTCTTATATTCCAGTTAGTAGATTTACAAATATCTGGAAGAGTACGGGTAGCTTTGAAACCCCTTGTCCCTACCTTTCCTTGTTTTTCAAACATTGTCGTATCTCTGATGGAAAAAGTAAGTAGATAATCTCTACACATTGTAGAGTAGTTATTTTGCtgccttttttaatttaagataaataagattatttttgtaCAATGTTTTCTCTGACTTATCTGCAGCCAGATGTTGATTTTGGGATGAATATATTGGGAGGGGATATCATGTCTATACCTGGCCTCTATCAATATATTCAGGTGCTGCACCAGTAATACTTTTATTGGAAGGAGATTGTTTTTTATCCTAATCATTCATCATTCTACAATTGGTGGTGACTTATGATTCTTTTCAATATAATTCAACCGACTATTTGAATTTCCTGCAGGAAACTGTTAAAAGACAAGTTGCAAGCCTCTACCACTGGCCCCAAACTCTTGAAATACCTATACTCGATGCTTCATCGTAAGTTTATATGAGATACGATCATAATTTTCTTAGTCACTTTCTTTCAAAAATCTTGTCTTCTAATAGTGTTATTGATTTGGATTATCTTTTTAATCTCCACTTCAGAACTCTTGATTCTATATCTCAAACCTTAGTTGATTTGGTTGAGTACTCGGGATGCGAGTatttcaacttgattgttccaaTGTTATATATTAGGTTATAGTTCTGGCGTCACATATAAATAAAGTCACTTTGTTTACTTTTGGTTTCGAAATTATTCTGTTAACACCAGAAGGAGGATTTGTTTTCTCAAGCATGGACTTCACAGGactaaatatgaaatttatctgAAGTCATTGAAGTTGGTTTAGATATAAAGGAAAGAAATTTCCTTCATTCATACTTATTGATTTGTTTCATATTCCTATATTTAGAGTGGCTGTAAAGAAACCTGTGGGGATACTTCATGTGAAAGTTATCAGGGCGATTAAACTCTTGAAGAAAGACATTTTAGGAGCATCTGATCCTTATGTCAAGCTCAGCTTGACTGGAGAGAGGCTACCATCAAAGAAAACCACCATCAAGAAGAAAACATTGAACCCCGAGTGGAATGAGAAGTTCAAGCTTATTGTTAAAGACCCCGAGTTACAAGTTCTTCGATTACAAGTCTTTGACTGGGACAAGGTTGTTTTCTCTAACCCTTTGTTTTAGTTGCTCCGAAATAGGAACTTAGCTAAACTAAGCCCCAAATTGTTATGGTTTTTTTGGCTCTTTCTTGCTATCCTGCAACAAATGGACAAAGTATAATAAGTTTCTGCATCCTTGccttagaatttttattttcttaatggaATTATCGATATGTTCTTATAGACAGACAGTGATCCACATTCATGTGTTTCTAAAACTTAGATCCGGTTTCATTTCCCCATCGAATTTGGACTGAATATTTGTGTTTTCTGTAATCGtacaaatgaaatgaaaatgagaCACTTCAAAGTTTAGTGAATCAACCTAggcctatatttatttatttattttttttaatatcatgtGCAAAGTGGTAATAGAAAATTAAGATGCAGGTGTAACTACCTGCTTTGTCATAACTAGTTGAAAGGCCAATCTGAAGACTTTCTGGAGAAGTGTTATCTaaatcgaaatgaatatttccGAAGactataattttattatcatCTCAGCACTcctaagaaaagaaaacttttcaaaaggcAATTGCAGAGACATCATTTTCCTGTCAGTGGTTGCTGTACATTCTAGAATGTTTAAAAGTCATTATGAGAAAAGTTAGCAATATATGTAGAGCTCTTTTTACGAACATATAAGAAGTTGGTTCTCATTATCTATGCTCTTCCCAGGTTGGGACTCATGATAGGCTGGGAATGCAGATGGTTCCCCTGAAACTGCTAGTACCTTATGAAACCAAGGAATTTACTCTTGATTTGCAAAAGGACACAAATATTAGTGATTCCCAAGACAAGAGGAACCGAGGGAAAATTGAGGTTGAGCTAACTTTTGTCCCTTTTAAAGAAGACAGCATCAAATTCAGCAGCAAATGCAGTGGCTCTTTGGATTCATTTGGTAAAAAGGAAAGCAGAATTGATAGAGCATCAGAAGAGGGGACCCCCGGTGGAGCAGGTTTACTTTTGGTTATGGTCCATGGAGCTGAGGACGTTGAGGGGGAACGTCAC
Proteins encoded:
- the LOC107413699 gene encoding synaptotagmin-3 isoform X3, with the protein product METAIRWAGNPDIVLVIKLLSLHITVQLVDLQISGRVRVALKPLVPTFPCFSNIVVSLMEKPDVDFGMNILGGDIMSIPGLYQYIQETVKRQVASLYHWPQTLEIPILDASSVAVKKPVGILHVKVIRAIKLLKKDILGASDPYVKLSLTGERLPSKKTTIKKKTLNPEWNEKFKLIVKDPELQVLRLQVFDWDKVGTHDRLGMQMVPLKLLVPYETKEFTLDLQKDTNISDSQDKRNRGKIEVELTFVPFKEDSIKFSSKCSGSLDSFGKKESRIDRASEEGTPGGAGLLLVMVHGAEDVEGERHNNPYASVLFKGEKKKTKMLKRTRDPLWNEEFQFMLEQPPLHEKIYIEVLSKRSGFIFPSKEPLGHVEINLTDVVHNGRINQKYHLINSKNGMIHIEIKWKTV
- the LOC107413699 gene encoding synaptotagmin-3 isoform X2, yielding MSLQLMEPITSSIYELDTCALQDLLPEMPLWVKNPDYDRVDWLNKVLSDVWPYLDKPVASIIKGIAEPMFAEYIGKYQIESIEFKSISLGTLRPVICGLKVYDTNEKEIVMETAIRWAGNPDIVLVIKLLSLHITVQLVDLQISGRVRVALKPLVPTFPCFSNIVVSLMEKPDVDFGMNILGGDIMSIPGLYQYIQETVKRQVASLYHWPQTLEIPILDASSVAVKKPVGILHVKVIRAIKLLKKDILGASDPYVKLSLTGERLPSKKTTIKKKTLNPEWNEKFKLIVKDPELQVLRLQVFDWDKVGTHDRLGMQMVPLKLLVPYETKEFTLDLQKDTNISDSQDKRNRGKIEVELTFVPFKEDSIKFSSKCSGSLDSFGKKESRIDRASEEGTPGGAGLLLVMVHGAEDVEGERHNNPYASVLFKGEKKKTKMLKRTRDPLWNEEFQFMLEQPPLHEKIYIEVLSKRSGFIFPSKEPLGHVEINLTDVVHNGRINQKYHLINSKNGMIHIEIKWKTV
- the LOC107413699 gene encoding synaptotagmin-3 isoform X5, with translation MNILGGDIMSIPGLYQYIQETVKRQVASLYHWPQTLEIPILDASSVAVKKPVGILHVKVIRAIKLLKKDILGASDPYVKLSLTGERLPSKKTTIKKKTLNPEWNEKFKLIVKDPELQVLRLQVFDWDKVGTHDRLGMQMVPLKLLVPYETKEFTLDLQKDTNISDSQDKRNRGKIEVELTFVPFKEDSIKFSSKCSGSLDSFGKKESRIDRASEEGTPGGAGLLLVMVHGAEDVEGERHNNPYASVLFKGEKKKTKMLKRTRDPLWNEEFQFMLEQPPLHEKIYIEVLSKRSGFIFPSKEPLGHVEINLTDVVHNGRINQKYHLINSKNGMIHIEIKWKTV
- the LOC107413699 gene encoding synaptotagmin-3 isoform X1, which translates into the protein MGFLSSLLGILGFVFGILLGLLAGFFVFIYSKPKKTEEPITSSIYELDTCALQDLLPEMPLWVKNPDYDRVDWLNKVLSDVWPYLDKPVASIIKGIAEPMFAEYIGKYQIESIEFKSISLGTLRPVICGLKVYDTNEKEIVMETAIRWAGNPDIVLVIKLLSLHITVQLVDLQISGRVRVALKPLVPTFPCFSNIVVSLMEKPDVDFGMNILGGDIMSIPGLYQYIQETVKRQVASLYHWPQTLEIPILDASSVAVKKPVGILHVKVIRAIKLLKKDILGASDPYVKLSLTGERLPSKKTTIKKKTLNPEWNEKFKLIVKDPELQVLRLQVFDWDKVGTHDRLGMQMVPLKLLVPYETKEFTLDLQKDTNISDSQDKRNRGKIEVELTFVPFKEDSIKFSSKCSGSLDSFGKKESRIDRASEEGTPGGAGLLLVMVHGAEDVEGERHNNPYASVLFKGEKKKTKMLKRTRDPLWNEEFQFMLEQPPLHEKIYIEVLSKRSGFIFPSKEPLGHVEINLTDVVHNGRINQKYHLINSKNGMIHIEIKWKTV
- the LOC107413699 gene encoding synaptotagmin-3 isoform X4, with the translated sequence MPLWVKNPDYDRVDWLNKVLSDVWPYLDKPVASIIKGIAEPMFAEYIGKYQIESIEFKSISLGTLRPVICGLKVYDTNEKEIVMETAIRWAGNPDIVLVIKLLSLHITVQLVDLQISGRVRVALKPLVPTFPCFSNIVVSLMEKPDVDFGMNILGGDIMSIPGLYQYIQETVKRQVASLYHWPQTLEIPILDASSVAVKKPVGILHVKVIRAIKLLKKDILGASDPYVKLSLTGERLPSKKTTIKKKTLNPEWNEKFKLIVKDPELQVLRLQVFDWDKVGTHDRLGMQMVPLKLLVPYETKEFTLDLQKDTNISDSQDKRNRGKIEVELTFVPFKEDSIKFSSKCSGSLDSFGKKESRIDRASEEGTPGGAGLLLVMVHGAEDVEGERHNNPYASVLFKGEKKKTKMLKRTRDPLWNEEFQFMLEQPPLHEKIYIEVLSKRSGFIFPSKEPLGHVEINLTDVVHNGRINQKYHLINSKNGMIHIEIKWKTV